CGGCGAAATCGTTCTCTGGAATGGCTGTCATTGAGGTTCCGATGAGAAAGTGTCCCGGGGTCAGCGCCGATACATCAGCAGGATCCGTGGAAAGAGGTGTAAGAGGACGAGAATTCAGCATGGCTTCTACCTTAGTGACAAGCGTAATAAATTCCTGCAAAGTGAGAAGAGTTTGGCCAATGGAACGAATTAAGAGTGTTTTGGCGCTTTTAACGGCTCTTTCCCATAGCCCTCCTTGGTGGGGCGCAGCAGGGGGGATAAAATGGAAGTTGATGCAGTTTTCAGTAGCGAAATAAGAAATGGCCTCTTGAGTTTCCGGTGATGAATAGAAGTTCTTTATTGTCCTTTTCAACTGCGTGGATGCTCCAACGAAGTTTGTTCCGCAATCGGAGTATAGATCACTACAAAGTCCTCTCCTTGATACAAATCGGGTTAGTGCTGCAATGAAGGCGTCCGATGAGAGATCAGTGACTACTTCTAGATGAACAGCCTTGGTACACATGCAAATAAAAAGACACAAATAGACCTTTAATGGAACAGTTCTTCTTAGAGCATGGCTCCTAATATTGAAGGGTCCAGCATAATCCATTCCGGTCTTCTGAAATGGTCTTATTGAGGAGCAAACGTTGAATATTGGTTGTTTCACTTCCGGTAGATCCTCGTCCAAAGGAGCGAATGGAGAACACGGCCAGTCTTCTGGCGGGAGAGAGAGCCAGCGAGGGCCAGACCACCACAAGGAATTCTTCTCGAAGAGAGGAGTGGGTAATCCACGAGAGGCACAATCAGCGGGGTTGTGTTGCGACGATACATGAAACCAACGTTCAGGAGGTACCCATTCTTGAATCTGGGCAACTCGATTTGCTACAAACACCTTAAGGCGATAGGGAGGGGTGCGGATCCATGAGAGAGCAATGGTTGAATCACACCAGGCAGTGACAGATTCCATTTTACAGTAATTGGACACCAAGTTTGAACTATAATGAATGAGTTTAGCCAGTAAATGCGCCCCACAAAGTTCCAATCGGGGTAGAGAGATACGTTTGAGAGGTGCGACACGGGATTTAGCCATGAGCAATGCTATCTTGGTGTTGTTGTCAGCAGAAGCACATCTTAAATAAATGACTGCGGCATATCCCAACTCAGATGCGTCGCAAAAACCAAGCAGTTGGACACTGCTTGTTCTTTCGATAAATAAAGATCGAGGTAGCGTAATTTCCTTTACTCTAGCaagattcttcaaaatttcttcccaccGGAAGGCAACATTAGAAGACAATGGATCATCCCATTGAAGACCAAGGGTCCATAAGTATTGTATGAATGACTTAGCTAAAAATACCACGGGAGCCAACCAACCGCAGGGGTCATATATTCTTGCGATAGCGGAGAGTACTGAGCGTTTAGTATGAGGTACATTGGATATTTTCACAGCATAAGAAAATTCATAGGATGTGGAATTCCATTGCAGACccaatatattataaataggttGCTCCGAATATTGGAAAGAGAGAGGAATTTCTCTATCATCTTCTGAGATGTGGGATATCAAAATATCAGAATTACTGCACCATTTTCTCAACTGGAAGCCACCTAATGAGAGGAGTTTTGTTAAATCATGTTGAAGTGTGAGGGCTTCTTGCACATTATCTGCCCCAGCAATGATATCGTCAACAAACGTTTGAGACTTTAGGACTCGAGCAGCTTGCGGAAACTGAGCACCTTCATCTTCAGCCAGTTGATGAAGAGTGCGGATGGCTAGAAACGGTGCGCTCGTCACTCCATAAGTGACTgttgtcaatttgaaaactttgagaAGATCCGTAGGGGTTTCACGCCAATATATCAACTGGAAGTGCTGGTCATCaggatgaattttaatttgacgATACATCTGACGAATGTCACATGCAAATACAACTGAATGGCACCGAAATCGCAGAATAACTTCACAAAGATCATTTTGTAATTTGGGTCCtgacaataaaatgtcattaagTGAGACATTCGTTGAGGTCTTTGAACTAGCATCAAATACAACCCGCAGGCTTGAATTTGgatcttgatttttaaaaactccatggtgcggcaaaaaataatgcttaactcTAGGGAAATTAACACAAGGTGTCATGTGACCTAGGGTGAGGTACTCCGACATAAACTTAATATACTTCTCTCTCAGGAGAGGTTGCGCTGACAGTCTTCTTTCCAGACCAAAAAATCTTCTTTTGGCACACAGCGCTGAGTCTCCAAGAGGAGGGTGAAGGTCCTTGAACGGCAGCCGAGTGATGTAACGACCAGTTTCATCTCTGGAATGCGTTGATTGGAAATGCTCTTCACATTGTCGGTCTTGAGGAGTAAGCGAAAAATGAGGTACTTCCTCAAGTTTCCAAAACTGTTGAATAGAAGTATTGAGATTAGCATCATGGGTTGAAATTAAAGCGACGGAAGGCTTGTGATTAATTTCAGACACTGGAGTAATTGGAGTTGAGCCCATTAAAACAAATCCGAAAATAGTACCAAGGGCCAGTGGATAATTTTCTCCAAGGAAACAGCGAATTCCCGTAAATACATGAGGGAAGAGGTCAGCTCCAATTAAAACATCAACAGGAGAGGGCACATCAAAGGTTGGGTCAGCCAAGACAAATGATTtcatcttctctttcacttcaggCGAAATAGTTGCGAGAGGCAAATTGGAagtgatattttgtaaaatcatcaTAGGATGTGAGTAAGCGAGCACTTTTCCACCGACAGATGATAAACTAAGAAAAGTTAATCCATTACATTTGACATGAGATTGTGATAGTCCATTAATCTCATTATTTACTCGTCGGCGTGTAACGTTCAAAACTTGAGCACAGCGTTCCGAGATGATACTGCATTGAGATGCTGAGTCTAAAATTCCTCTAACTACATGAGAGAAGCCACTTGGTGTAGTTAAACGAATCAAAGTTGTTGCCAATAAAATTGACGTATTAGGTTTTGACGACGATAGTCCCACAAAGTGTTTTTCTGTAGTTAATTCCGGTTGTGATTTACCAGAAATTGATAGTGAGGGCAATTGCGCATTAGCTGCAACGGTACCCGGGCGATTATTCAGCGATGAAGAGGAGTTCACGTTGAGGTGCAGGAGCGAATGATGCCTCTTAGCGCAACGGTTACATCTCCGAGATGAGTTGCATGACTTGACAGTGTGAGATGTTCCGAGACAATTATAACACCATTTCTTCTCCCCCACTATCACTTTCCTTTCTTGCGGCGATTTATCTTTAAAAGCAGAGCACGAATAAATGGCATGACTTGGGTCTTGACAGAATGCACAGAAGTTCCCCGTGGTAGTGGTAATCAGAGCCGTTTTATTAATTCTGATCTGAGGACCCTTTACTGTTCTCCTTCCATCAATTATTGCGTCTTCAAAATGGACGCATTCGGcttccaaaaaattaatcaagtcagAGACGGCCGGAATTTCATGATTGACGCCTCGCGTATCTTCAAAACGCTTCCGAGTTTCGAAGTCCAATTTTCTTATGAGAATGGAAAGGAGCAAAATGTTTTCTTGAGTAATATCGTATTGGAACGCAGACAATGCTTGCGTATTTTCAAAGTACGTTGATAAAAAAGAACGAATGCTCGAAAGTGAGCCGTTCATTACCGGAGGCATGTCCAGAATCTTGCTTACATGAAGAGACACTAATTTCCGCACGTTGTGATAACGCTGATGCAACAAATCCCAAGCAATCTTATAATTTTCTCCGGTAATGGGCAATCCGGAAACTAATTGCAGAGCTTCACCGCGAAGAGAACTTAGCAAGTACTGGAACTTTTCTACTGAGGATAACACTTGATTCTTATGGATTGTTACGTCAAACGCGTTATAGTAGTGCATCCATTTAATGGGTTCGCCCGAAAATTGCGGCAGCTCAAGCTTTGGCAATCGAACAGAGGATCGCGGGAGCGGATTTTCACCAAGAGTTCCGGCGAGGTAGTCTGGTTTAACGTTTGCCATCGGCAGCAATGCAGAAATAATGCAATTTGCGTCGACACAGAGATCTAACATTTCTTCGCGTAATTTCACCAAAAGTTCGTCATCTTGTAGCCCCGAGGGAGTCTCTGTATCGATGAAACGATTCACTAAATCATTGAATTCACTTATCGTATTATCAATCTCATTTTTCCAGCAAGTCAAACGCCTAATTTGGATGTCTGAAAGAGGGGACTCTTTCGATGAGGCTTCCGTTGAGAGCACGGAACCATGAACCTTTTCAAGCCTCTTCTTCAAGAGATTTGACTTTCGAGTAAAagttgcaaaattcatttttaagagtaTTCACACACACTaagaagatacaaaaaatatccatACCATTTTCCCGTGGGCAGCCGCGAGGTAGAAAATAGGAGAGGAGAGGAGTAGGATAACGTACGCTCGTCAGTGTGCTCGTCAAATCCAACGATGAGTCAGGAGCACGTGTCGTCACCCGTCAGCAGAGTACAACTTGATTGTAGATGCAGCGaaacaaaaaacttaaaaaatgagcaGAAAAGAGCAACATTTAGCGATGATACTACTTGACTGTATCTTACAAGCACTGGGTACAATAAACTCATGCACTGATTGCGAATACAAtgaatccggcccgaaggaccaaaataaatgtggcggaaataaaccacattttcagacagtatagttttaatacaaaattgaaagttcaacacaattataacacaatgggtgagccgaaggaccagctcaagttaaagttccacacaattataacacaataggtgagcccgaaggaccagcagttggcaggccgttgcgacgtgtccagtgcccggcaaccgcagagagagtacagtagggatgggcaaaaataaccggttttatttataaccggttttttcaaaaggttaaccgagtaaaaaccggttatttttcgacgccggttaacctgagtactcggttttttttggcataacggaaaaataacctaagaaaaataatttgacccctgattcccgcactctctcgcgaaccgttggaactaccagcacttttgccgctgccactggataaggttttcctgcgcctctaccggccacagagaacattaaaaccggtattttttgatgcaaaaaaaacctagtggccggttaaaacctaggccaggagtactcgttggcataaccgatggcaggcgggagagaaaaaaccggatgagggagtactcgttggggaaacctatcgctgtgggaaggtttttatcaatggaaaaacctagtggccggttaaaacctaggccacgagtactcgttggcataaccggtggcaggcgggagagaaaaaaccggatgagggagtactcgttggggaaacctatcgctgtgggaaggttttcatcaatggaaaaacctagtggccggttaaaacctatgcgacgagtactcgttggcataaccgatggcaggcggttatggcaggtcacaggtataggttttttcagtgcatatcaactagtaaaaactgtaacgagtacttggttattctacggttattgcaaaataacccgaggaaaataaccaaggcgttggagtagctattgcggaagttaaatggatatgaagtacatgaaatattatattagtttgcgaaagcatgcctgccatgtgaccaaattcaataatacaaatatgaatattgaaaattcaggggggagccggtacccccttagctgtttatacaatcaggatcgaaagggtcgtagttccccaaaaaatttcggggggggttgttatggaccccctagcttttaataaacttatttatattcaagcacagtgaaggttagggggttctgtcccccccgggaggaccgtagtctcgttagaaaatctggggggttagacccccttagatctctgttataattttagttatgttaaagaatgtctgcgacatcggagtggCTAGGGAGGCTCAGGGGACGCGGCCGCCTATGAAAATTCTGGGGGGGTATGgtgacccccctaattttttatgtagattttgttactttcaagcacggctgtatctggaggcgtcctggccccacagaaggggtcgtaTTCCCCcttaaaatttcgggggggggggttatggcccCCCTGACTTTTTCGTTTTAGACTCCgctacattcaagcactgtcatattTAGGAGGCCCGGCCCCCCCTGGAGTACCGTAGTACcgctagaaaatctggggggcgggacccccttagctctctgttataaatttagttatgctaTATATCTATGCTATACataaagcatgtctgcgacatcggagtagctagggagtctcaggggacccggccgcctataaaaattctggggggggggggtcccgccACCCATATTTTATAGCGGGATTACGGTCTTCCAGggggggccggacctcctaaatatgacagtgcttgaatgtaactgagtcaaaaacgaaaaagttaggggggccataaccccccctccccccgaaaatttatgggggactacgaccccttctgtggggCCAAGACGCccccagatacagccgtgcttgaaagtaacaaaatctacataaaaaactaggggggtcatcatacccccccagaatttttataggcggccgggtccgCTGAGACTCCCTAGCCACTCCAATGTCGCAGCCAttctttaacataactaaatttataacagagatctaagggtgtctaaccccccagattttctaacgagactacggtccacccgggggggacagaaccccctaaccatgagTGTGTTTGAATGtaactaagtttattaaaagctagggggtccataacaaccccccccccccccccgaaattttatggggaactacgaccctttcgatcgtgattgtataaacagctaagggggtaccggctcccccccgaattttcaatattcatatttgtattattgaatttggtcacatggcaggcatgctttcacaaacataataatataattcatgTACATCATATCCATAtctactccaacgccttggttattttcctcaggttattttgcaataaccggagaataaccaagtactcgttacagtttttactagttgagatgcattgaaaaaacctatacctgtaacctgccataaccgcctgccatcggttatgccaacgagtactcgtcgcttaggttttaaccggccactaggtttttccattgataaaaaccttcccacagcgataggtttccccaacgagtactccctcatccggttttttctctcccgcctgccatcggttatgccaacgagtactcgtggcctaggttttaaccggccactaggtttttctattgcatcaaaaaataccggttttaatgttctctgtggccggtagaggcgcaggaaaacctcatacagtggcagcggcaaaagtgctggtagttccaacggttcgcgagagagtgcgggaatcaaaagagtttatttttctcgggctatttttcggttatggcaaaaataatttaattctcaggTAAATGGCATCGAAAAACAACCGATTTTTAATTTGcttatctaataaaaaaacaagcaagacTCTACGATGAACTATACCACGAAGAAGGAAGACGAAGTTCAAAAATGCGGTAGGCTTTTTTAAGACTAGAAGGTATGCAACACGCAATGCtttaggttatataacctgaatatAACCGGTTTTTTTCGTCCGGTTATTATACTCAGGTATTCTTATCgctcaaaataaccggttaacctaacaccggtttttttctcataaccgcccatccctaGAGTACAGCAGGGCAGGTGCGaggcaaggtgcgtataataggaggtggtctcagctgaaagtgggggaggaagcgcgtgacgtcacgaagttccacATTGCCTTTCGCTTCCTCAGAGTTCCTAGGGTTCCTTGTATCGTGGCTCAGCCGTGGAAGCAATTTGCGGCTACAATGTACTTTGAATTGAAATCCTTGGGTAACTGGAATATGAGGTTGAAGTAACttcataataattgagaatatttctttagacAGGTAAGTATTGTTTTGTTAAAGATAAATTCACTGCCCTTCTGAGGATCCTTTATAACAATTCCTTTCTTTTACAGAAATAGTCATCACTTCATCCTGATTCGTATTATACCTATTTGAACGTGTCCGTGAGGAATATgtatatatgaatatgtatataaGTAGTCCACAAAGATTGTTATCAATGTAGTACCTAAGGTCATTGTTCTGTCCGCCGGTAAGTTTGGCTTTTCCATTAATTCAATGCCATTCTGAAAtcctgtttttaattttgtttctttccagAAATGTCAATTGTTTCGGCCTACCTAGAGAATTATTATGTTTTGTTAGTGATTGAAGGATATCTAGTTAACATTCCGTTATGGTTTTATTTGGATTCATTCAGTTTTTATATCTTCATGGCGAGAAACATTAAGTTGTGGATATGATTGGAAATGTCTcttgaatgtgaaattcatctacCTATTCTGCTGTTTGGTAAGTTGCCAGgttttataccttattattttcagtagtcataaaaaatacaatggtcaTGATTgagaaatttattagttttttatgattgtagttattaaatttaattataaatgcagatattttggtaaatatcgAAATCTTTTTGACGAGGAAAAATGGTTGTTGTGTAATggttatatcatattattatgttttatagtttcattttgctgttattattgtATATTGCTAATACTGCAAATTGAAAGTGCTCAATCATTGTCTTCTTGTAGTACAAACCTTGAAAGATGAATTAGAAACTTGAGTGATAGCATGTTTCATAGAGATCCAAAGGTTTTAGAATGTATGATGATTGATGATACTGACCATTTAATGTATATATCACTCTGatgatattcattgaaattattaaattctttgttttttttgtctaatCAAGCTCAGCAATTAATACACATATTCAATTACAGGTTCAGCTATTCCAGCAACAATTAATGGAATATGCGTGGCGGCTTTCATCTCCTATTCGTGGTTCTCTcactaatttgaaactttttcaatagaattGTTCCATCATTTgtacttaagatttatttttaagttgcttactttgcattgattgtataaataat
The DNA window shown above is from Ischnura elegans chromosome 4, ioIscEleg1.1, whole genome shotgun sequence and carries:
- the LOC124157664 gene encoding uncharacterized protein LOC124157664, which translates into the protein MFWKLEEVPHFSLTPQDRQCEEHFQSTHSRDETGRYITRLPFKDLHPPLGDSALCAKRRFFGLERRLSAQPLLREKYIKFMSEYLTLGHMTPCVNFPRVKHYFLPHHGVFKNQDPNSSLRVVFDASSKTSTNVSLNDILLSGPKLQNDLCEVILRFRCHSVVFACDIRQMYRQIKIHPDDQHFQLIYWRETPTDLLKVFKLTTVTYGVTSAPFLAIRTLHQLAEDEGAQFPQAARVLKSQTFVDDIIAGADNVQEALTLQHDLTKLLSLGGFQLRKWCSNSDILISHISEDDREIPLSFQYSEQPIYNILGLQWNSTSYEFSYAVKISNVPHTKRSVLSAIARIYDPCGWLAPVVFLAKSFIQYLWTLGLQWDDPLSSNVAFRWEEILKNLARVKEITLPRSLFIERTSSVQLLGFCDASELGYAAVIYLRCASADNNTKIALLMAKSRVAPLKRISLPRLELCGAHLLAKLIHYSSNLVSNYCKMESVTAWCDSTIALSWIRTPPYRLKVFVANRVAQIQEWVPPERWFHVSSQHNPADCASRGLPTPLFEKNSLWWSGPRWLSLPPEDWPCSPFAPLDEDLPEVKQPIFNVCSSIRPFQKTGMDYAGPFNIRSHALRRTVPLKVYLCLFICMCTKAVHLEVVTDLSSDAFIAALTRFVSRRGLCSDLYSDCGTNFVGASTQLKRTIKNFYSSPETQEAISYFATENCINFHFIPPAAPHQGGLWERAVKSAKTLLIRSIGQTLLTLQEFITLVTKVEAMLNSRPLTPLSTDPADVSALTPGHFLIGTSMTAIPENDFAALPTNRLSRWQTVQAFSQRIWRRWHQEYLHTLQQRSKWTRRRQNLKVGDLVAVHSPKTPPLQWCLARITKAIPGDDGIVRVVQLRTPKGTLTRPATRVFPLPIDD